The Verrucomicrobiota bacterium genome includes the window GCTCCTTCTCTGTCTCCCCAATACACAAAACGACATCCAGTCCATCGCCAAAGGCACATCGAGCCTCCTCAGCCATCAACTCATTTACCACGCCATTGGCATGAGCGAGTCTCTCTGGAATCTCTTCTATTCCTGGATCGTAGGCCGTTAGCACGGTAAATTTATCCAAGCGCTCTTCAGAATGTCCAATCAGCGATGCCGAGCAGCCCATGTTAGCCACCGCTTTCGCCGGAAGGCTCGTGGTAAATGCGCCGAAATTCTTGCCGGCCTCGATATTCTTTCTATAAACATACTGGGAACCGATGGATAAGGTCCGACGCTCAGAAAGTGGATAACGAGCAAGCAGTCTATTAGCAGGAATCAATAGCGATTCAGGTAGAAAGAAGATCAACTTACATTCAGATAATTCGCCCAGTTTATTTTGCATGCATTCCTCCAATACAGATTCGATCCATAGAGCCGGATCATCCATTGGACAAACGCCACCTTGAGAACGAGGTACGTCGAAACGCTTCAGATTGACGAAAAAATGATTCATGAGGTTATACTTGGTTGCGGCTAATTGAAAATCAACCCGGGAAATTCTTTTCGTCTGCCCTTTGGCCTTCCTCTTTTCCAAGTGAACGAATCTTATCTTCTCATCCAGAGGATTTACTTCTATTCCAAGGCAGGACGCCCGGGTAACAGTGTTACCTGGAGCAACTCAACCTTCCGATCGCTGAAAAGCTGTATTTATACCTGCCGTGTCAATTGCCTTCGAGCGGGCCGCCCGAAACGAAAAACTCGGGGTGTTCGGCGGCAATGCGAGCACGAAGCTCGGGACGGTTCTTAATCACGCGACCTAGTTTGGCTACCGTGGTTGGATCCGAAAGGCCTCCGATATCGGCACCGATTGGCATCACTTGACTGTCCCAACCTGCCAAATCCTGTGGTTTAACTCCGTTGATTCCTACTCCATTATTGTAGGCACTGGGCTGGAAGCCTCCCACGATATCTACATTCAAATTCGGTTTGATCCTCTTCTCCCAACCACCGGCCCATAAACACGCGTTTACCAGGAATCGGCGTCCATCCTCGCTGAGCAAATCTTCAGACGCGCCATAGGAGGCGTAAACGACCCGGGCTTTCTTTTTGGTTCCAGATGGAGCTACATAGGAATCCCGAGACCAACCCGCATTTACGATTGGTTTCTCAGTATTGATACTGTTGCTCGCATGAAATGTGTTGAGCACTTGAACTTCCAGGAGCGGCGTCGCATCTGCTGGAGGTTGCGACTTATAGGCACCCGAATACGCGTGAATACTTTTCACTCCTTTAAGAATCGGATGACCCTTCGCGGAGGCGTCGGGTGTAATCCGACATCCCATTTCATGATTGGATCCGTAGTGAGACTGACCACGCTCCTTGTGCCAGGTATTCCCGAAAATCTGTTCACCTAACCCTCCGAAGTAATCTTCGCCGGTGTAGTTAAAATTCAATTTCTCCCATTTGCCATCTTGTCCATTAAAACAATGGGTCGATGTCCGCACACCGACAACGGGACCACCACGCTCAAAGTATTCAACCAGCGGATTAACCTGTTCATCCGGCAAATCCATAAAACGTGCGTATAAGAAAAGCAGGTCCGCGTCCTTCAACGCCTCTACTCCAGGCATATCCCTTCCGCCGCCTTTGATCGCACCATTTTCGTCCAACCCAAAAATTACCGTGCATTTAAAACCATGGTGCTTGGCCAGTATCTTGGCAAGAGCGGGACAGGTTTCCTCTGACCGGTATTCATGGTCATTCGCGATAAAAACAATATGCTTTCCTTTCCCGATTCCTTCACCGCCTTCGTAGACCAAGGGTTTCGAAATTAGCGGAAACGCAAACCCGAACAGGGTCGCCAGAATCATCGATATTCTTATCATTTTCATACAATATTTTTGGGGACTATATTCGGAACCATTAACTTCCGACCAAGTTAGCTCGGGTCGTGCTTTCCGAAACCATCAAACTGGATAGAAATATTGACGATGTAAAGCCGCCAATTCCGGACTTGATCGGGGGGCGTAATTCTTTGGGCGGGGTAAACCCGCCCTACCTGAGTTACATAAATCCAAGGCAGGGACCGCTCGGCGTGTCCGCTTCAGATGAGTTTGAAAAAAAGAAGCAAAAATGCCTCAGACTTCCCCGCAGAAAGAATCAAACCCTGGTTGCGTAGCTCAATTCATAGGCCAGAAACAAACCAGTTTCTGCCGAATAGCGGAATCCTTGGCAGCCGGTTTCCAATCGTGAATGACTTTTGTTTCAAGACTGGGTAAGTCGCGAATGGCCACGATATCGAATAAGGAATCCGTCGGGACATCTTTGGCCAAGACAGCGTTGATGAGGACAAAAAAGGAAATGCAATAAATGATCCGTTTCATGGGAGAAGT containing:
- a CDS encoding triose-phosphate isomerase, encoding MNHFFVNLKRFDVPRSQGGVCPMDDPALWIESVLEECMQNKLGELSECKLIFFLPESLLIPANRLLARYPLSERRTLSIGSQYVYRKNIEAGKNFGAFTTSLPAKAVANMGCSASLIGHSEERLDKFTVLTAYDPGIEEIPERLAHANGVVNELMAEEARCAFGDGLDVVLCIGETEKERGEGPFETQQARIESVLAAQLEPVLALLVDDFPDANMAIGYEPRWAIGPGKTPPDSGYIAFVADFVKATCRSKLGKELPVVYGGGLKEENAAMLSAISNIDGGLIALTKFTGEIGFEASGLKAIIEMYTANNR